Proteins encoded together in one Nyctibius grandis isolate bNycGra1 chromosome 1, bNycGra1.pri, whole genome shotgun sequence window:
- the LGALS8 gene encoding galectin-8 isoform X1 — MMSLDGPQKTISNPIIPYVGTIHGGLVPGELIVIHGTVPDDADRFQLDLQCGSSIKPRADVAFHFNPRFKRSGCVVCNTLESEKWGWEEITYEMPFQKGKSFEIVIMILKDKFQVTVNKKHLLLYNHRISLKRIDTLGIYGKVQIKTIDFISNSLQGSQPLSLGVTKINTEKGEMPDGSQFGVPYVGKLDTALRPGCTVAIKGEVNKNPKSFAINLKSSDSKDIALHLNPQVKKKVFVRNSYLHDSWGEEEREVADFPFSPGMYFELIIFCDAHQFKVAVNGVHILEYKHRFKQLQKVNTVEITGDVQLLDVRSW; from the exons aTCATTCCATACGTTGGGACAATACATGGTGGCCTTGTTCCTGGAGAGCTGATTGTGATACATGGGACTGTTCCTGATGATGCAGACAG GTTCCAGTTGGATTTACAGTGTGGGAGCAGCATAAAGCCTCGAGCTGATGTGGCGTTTCATTTCAACCCCCGCTTCAAAAGGTCTGGCTGCGTTGTTTGCAACACACTGGAGAGTGAAAaatggggctgggaggagatCACTTACGAGATGCCCTTTCAAAAAGGGAAGTCATTTGAGATTGTCATCATGATTTTAAAGGATAAATTCCAG GTGACTGTAAACAAGAAGCACTTGCTGCTCTACAACCACAGAATTAGCCTTAAAAGAATAGATACTCTTGGAATATATGGCAAAGTGCAGATCAAAACTATAGATTTCATTTCTAAT TCTTTACAAGGCTCTCAGCCGTTGTCTCTAGGAGTAACAAagataaacacagaaaag GGGGAAATGCCAGATGGTTCGCAATTT GGAGTTCCTTACGTTGGGAAACTTGATACTGCACTTCGTCCAGGATGCACAGTTGCCATAAAAGGAGAAGTGAATAAAAACCCAAAGAG cTTTGCGATAAATCTGAAATCAAGTGACTCAAAGGACATTGCATTACATCTGAATccccaagtgaaaaaaaaagtttttgtaagAAACTCATACCTTCATGACAGctggggagaagaagaaagggaagttGCCGACTTCCCTTTCAGTCCAGGGATGTACTTTGAG CTGATCATTTTCTGTGATGCCCATCAGTTCAAGGTTGCTGTTAATGGTGTTCACATTCTGGAGTACAAGCATCGTTTTAAACAACTTCAAAAGGTCAACACAGTGGAAATCACGGGAGATGTTCAATTGTTAGATGTGAGGAGCTGGTAG
- the LGALS8 gene encoding galectin-8 isoform X2, giving the protein MMSLDGPQKTISNPIIPYVGTIHGGLVPGELIVIHGTVPDDADRFQLDLQCGSSIKPRADVAFHFNPRFKRSGCVVCNTLESEKWGWEEITYEMPFQKGKSFEIVIMILKDKFQVTVNKKHLLLYNHRISLKRIDTLGIYGKVQIKTIDFISNGEMPDGSQFGVPYVGKLDTALRPGCTVAIKGEVNKNPKSFAINLKSSDSKDIALHLNPQVKKKVFVRNSYLHDSWGEEEREVADFPFSPGMYFELIIFCDAHQFKVAVNGVHILEYKHRFKQLQKVNTVEITGDVQLLDVRSW; this is encoded by the exons aTCATTCCATACGTTGGGACAATACATGGTGGCCTTGTTCCTGGAGAGCTGATTGTGATACATGGGACTGTTCCTGATGATGCAGACAG GTTCCAGTTGGATTTACAGTGTGGGAGCAGCATAAAGCCTCGAGCTGATGTGGCGTTTCATTTCAACCCCCGCTTCAAAAGGTCTGGCTGCGTTGTTTGCAACACACTGGAGAGTGAAAaatggggctgggaggagatCACTTACGAGATGCCCTTTCAAAAAGGGAAGTCATTTGAGATTGTCATCATGATTTTAAAGGATAAATTCCAG GTGACTGTAAACAAGAAGCACTTGCTGCTCTACAACCACAGAATTAGCCTTAAAAGAATAGATACTCTTGGAATATATGGCAAAGTGCAGATCAAAACTATAGATTTCATTTCTAAT GGGGAAATGCCAGATGGTTCGCAATTT GGAGTTCCTTACGTTGGGAAACTTGATACTGCACTTCGTCCAGGATGCACAGTTGCCATAAAAGGAGAAGTGAATAAAAACCCAAAGAG cTTTGCGATAAATCTGAAATCAAGTGACTCAAAGGACATTGCATTACATCTGAATccccaagtgaaaaaaaaagtttttgtaagAAACTCATACCTTCATGACAGctggggagaagaagaaagggaagttGCCGACTTCCCTTTCAGTCCAGGGATGTACTTTGAG CTGATCATTTTCTGTGATGCCCATCAGTTCAAGGTTGCTGTTAATGGTGTTCACATTCTGGAGTACAAGCATCGTTTTAAACAACTTCAAAAGGTCAACACAGTGGAAATCACGGGAGATGTTCAATTGTTAGATGTGAGGAGCTGGTAG